In Quercus robur chromosome 11, dhQueRobu3.1, whole genome shotgun sequence, the following proteins share a genomic window:
- the LOC126705219 gene encoding uncharacterized mitochondrial protein AtMg00310-like — protein MAALQFPKKLCDQLDSVVRRFWWNPKTESGHFWTPIAWSTLCRSQKDGGLGFRNSWDFNQTLLSKLAWWILSDKNCLCVNVLKAKYKVRHNWLNHCFLGNASPVWKSLAGVKQLIAKAACMLVGDGNSIRIWEDPWVLELHGFIPTPKNGVDPNGILLVSQLFNSDFSGWDVHKLNWWFENSTVDHILKIPIFPTSYKD, from the coding sequence ATGGCTGCCTTGCAATTCCCCAAGAAGTTATGCGATCAACTAGATTCAGTGGTTCGTAGATTCTGGTGGAACCCCAAAACGGAGTCAGGTCACTTCTGGACTCCTATTGCTTGGTCTACTCTATGTAGATCCCAAAAGGATGGTGGTTTGGGTTTTAGGAACTCTTGGGATTTCAATCAAACCTTGCTTTCCAAATTAGCCTGGTGGATATTGTCGGACAAGAACTGTTTGTGTGTTAATGTTTTAAAGGCAAAATATAAGGTTAGACACAATTGGTTAAACCACTGCTTCCTGGGTAATGCTTCACCAGTCTGGAAAAGTTTGGCTGGTGTTAAGCAGCTCATAGCTAAAGCAGCTTGCATGTTGGTGGGGGATGGTAATTCCATAAGGATTTGGGAGGATCCTTGGGTACTAGAGCTTCACGGGTTCATTCCTACTCCAAAGAATGGTGTTGACCCAAATGGTATTCTCTTAGTCTCTCAACTTTTTAATTCTGATTTTTCTGGTTGGGATGTTCATAAACTAAATTGGTGGTTTGAAAACTCCACAGTTgatcatattttgaaaattcctaTTTTTCCGACCAGTTACAAAGATTAG
- the LOC126706010 gene encoding uncharacterized protein LOC126706010 isoform X1: MLACSWSVTSLAPYLSNKRYGTGFCCKAIDLQSHANGDQDNEIKKKKKVVIVGSGWAGLGAAHHLCNQGFDVTVLEGSPEDVGIRGYWYPHRNIFSLVDELGIKPFTNWIKSAQYSGEGLEVEFPIFQDLPQLPTPLGTLYYSQFTRLPLFDRLTSLPLLAAVVDFDNTDTAWRKYDSITARELFKQFGCSERLYRDVFGPLLQVGLFAPAEQCSAAATLGVLIYILSHQKDFDMVWCRGTVKEKIFEPWIDFMRTKGCEILEGRRVTDFSFNEETSCISEVICGRESYNADAVILAVGIARLQELIKNSAVLRTREEFLKVLNLASIDVVTVKLHLDRKVKIPNASNVCSGFDDSFGWTLFDLNVIHDEHKDDPVTVIQADFYHSNEFLPLKDEDIVAKVMSYLSKCIKDFESASVVDKEIGRFPQSLTHFFPGSYKYMMRGATSFSNVFMAGDWIINRHGSWSQEKSYVTGLEAANRVVDYLEEGSFAKIIPVEEDEPHIEALRILNRRFNEFRDQVPLSNFFLQ; encoded by the exons ATGTTGGCTTGTTCTTGGAGTGTTACTTCACTTGCACCATACTTGTCTAACAAGAGATATGGaactgggttttgttgtaaAGCTATTGATCTTCAAAGCCATGCAAATGGAGACCAAGATAAtgagataaagaagaagaagaaggtagtCATTGTTGGCTCTGGCTGGGCTGGCCTTGGTGCTGCTCATCACCTCTGCAACCAG GGTTTTGATGTTACTGTTCTTGAAGGCAGTCCAGAAGATGTTGGTATACGTG GTTATTGGTATCCTCACCGAAACATATTTAGCCTTGTTGATGAACTGGGAATCAAGCCATTCACAAACTGGATAAAATCTGCACAGTATTCAGGAGAGGGGTTAGAG GTTGAGTTTCCCATATTCCAAGATCTGCCTCAATTGCCAACTCCATTGGGAACCTTGTACTATAGTCAA TTTACTCGGCTCCCATTGTTTGATAGGTTAACATCACTTCCTTTATTGGCTGCAG TAGTTGACTTTGACAACACTGACACAGCCTGGAGAAAATATGATTCAA TTACTGCAAGGGAGCTTTTTAAACAGTTTGGCTGCTCGGAAAGGCTTTATCGGGATGTTTTTGGTCCATTGCTTCAAGTGGGTTTGTTTGCTCCAGCAGAACAATGTAGTGCTGCAGCAACTTTGGGGGTGCTAATCTACATCCTCTCCCACCAG AAAGATTTTGATATGGTATGGTGTCGTGGGACAGTGAAAGAAAAGATCTTTGAGCCATGGATTGACTTCATGAGGACTAAAGGTTGTGAAATTCTGGAGGGTAGAAGAGTGACAGATTTTTCCTTTAATGAGGAAACAAGTTGTATTTCAGAAGTAATTTGTGGCAGAGAGTCGTATAATGCTGATGCAGTTATATTGGCGGTTGGAATCGCCAGGCTCCAGGAACTTATCAAGAATAG TGCAGTATTACGTACAAGGGAGGAGTTTCTGAAGGTTTTAAACTTGGCTAGCATTGATGTAGTTACTGTTAAGCTTCATCTCGATAGGAAG GTTAAAATCCCAAATGCTAGTAATGTTTGCTCTGGATTTGATGATTCATTTGGCTGGACTCTTTTTGACTTGAACGTAATTCATGATGAGCACAAAGATGATCCAGTAACAGTCATACAAGCCGATTTT TATCATTCCAATGAATTCTTGCCATTGAAGGATGAGGACATAGTTGCAAAAGTTATGTCATACCTTTCAAAGTGCATCAAGGACTTCGAGTCTGCTTCCGTGGTGGACAAGGAGATAGGAAGATTTCCACAATCTTTGACTCACTTTTTTCCAG GTTCATACAAGTACATGATGCGTGGAGCTACATCTTTCTCAAATGTATTCATGGCTGGAGACTGGATTATAAACCGACATGGTTCCTGGTCACAG gAGAAATCTTATGTCACGGGGCTTGAAGCTGCCAACCGGGTAGTAGACTATCTTGAAGAAGGAAGCTTTGCTAAAATAATACCAGTAGAGGAAGATGAACCTCACATTGAAGCGCTTCGCATCCTGAACAGGCGCTTCAATGAGTTTAGAGACCAAGTTCCATTGTCCAATTTTTTCCTCCAGTGA
- the LOC126705665 gene encoding protein CHAPERONE-LIKE PROTEIN OF POR1, chloroplastic, producing MDATLSVRPNRFTSGSPYPRPTSRKPGPPPHISRRRHTTTTTTTKRNQPWPWPGPFSSARRAFIAAPPVLQAGSRADDSAPFEMSVENALKLLGVSDGASFDDILRAKTSVLASCKDDQDAIAQVEAAYDMLLMRSLTQRRAGKVVNSSIRYADVKPVNASGIGSMPQWLQTTVKNSPISVDTPSTGDLGIQAGVYGALMVLTYVNGASTSSSLPYSGADVPGLILAGSFGASLYFMTKKNVKLGKATVITLGGLVAGAVVGSAVESWLQVDIVPFLGVHSPAAVISEFILFSQLLVSLYLR from the exons atggatgccACACTCTCAGTCCGACCCAACCGCTTCACGTCGGGGTCACCTTACCCTCGACCCACATCTCGCAAACCCGGCCCACCGCCCCACATCTCCCGCCGCcgccacaccaccaccaccaccaccaccaagagGAACCAACCCTGGCCGTGGCCTGGCCCATTCTCGTCGGCCCGGCGCGCATTCATAGCCGCTCCGCCGGTTCTCCAAGCCGGCTCGAGAGCCGACGACTCGGCTCCCTTCGAGATGTCCGTTGAAAACGCACTCAAGCTCCTCGGAGTCTCCGATGGAGCTTCCTTCGACGACATACTTCGCGCCAAAACCTCCGTGCTCGCTTCTTGTAAGGACGACCAGGATGCGATTGCTCAG GTTGAGGCTGCATATGACATGTTGCTTATGCGGAGCTTAACCCAGCGACGAGCGGGAAAAGTTGTGAATAGTAGCATCCGTTATGCCGATGTTAAACCTGTGAATGCTTCTGGCATCGGATCAATGCCTCAGTGGTTGCAGACTACTGTGAAGAATTCACCCATTTCAGTTGACACACCATCAACTGGTGATTTAGGTATACAAGCAGGCGTGTATGGGGCTTTGATGGTATTAACCTATGTCAATGGAGCTTCAACATCCTCTTCCCTTCCATATTCTGGAGCTGATGTTCCTGGACTGATATTGGCTGGTAGCTTTGGAGCTTCCTTGTACTTCATGACCAAAAAGAATGTGAAGTTAG GGAAAGCTACTGTAATTACCTTAGGGGGGCTTGTGGCTGGTGCTGTGGTGGGATCTGCTGTTGAGAGCTGGTTGCAGGTAGACATCGTCCCATTTCTTGGCGTACACTCCCCTGCTGCTGTAATAAGCGAATTTATACTCTTCTCTCAATTGTTGGTCTCTCTGTACCTTAGATAA
- the LOC126706430 gene encoding protein ALTERED PHOSPHATE STARVATION RESPONSE 1-like encodes MGCVASKLEEEEEVVSICRERKRQLKLAVEKRYTLAEAHCRYCHALYAVAAAIELFVARHSSPSSPFLITFPPPCPPSPPTENVINNPMFLQQRPSESTTHEAIACESCGSSTSSDSSEEEREEEEQEEQEAAAERGRLEQPCGYFYMQMPPPMPSPQRDFGWDFFNPFDTVRPEVISGYQRSSDDDLRVVREEEGIPELEEEGVHREEQQTKVVVAEENVGEKHDSGVEVVKVVDSSNVSQKEHKGLTVIDTPVVGRELLDALKDIEDHFIRAYDSGKDVSRMLEANRVHLQNNLEEIKENSTKLVQAISWNRSISSKPSSCKSLVASTSKSSSTWTEYKNDLFEEYGGMASGSHSLTLGRLYAWEKKLYEEVKAGDSMRKIYEKKCSRLRNQDVRGDDELSLDKTRATVKDLYARILVAIRSAESISERIQKMRDEELQPQIVELLKGLTRTWKIMLDSHETQNKILFEVRSFTCPTFGKFCNDTHRLATLQLEAELQNWHACFMDYVAAQKGYVEALHGWLSKFIAPEVEVYSRGSRSRNSAVPFRVNGPPLLVICHDWLASMDKLPDKAVAFALKSFAKDVRALWHQQGKEQQQKRKVDSLAKDLDRRILSFQKVESRFLESKLTEQKSESEVEHPDYYLTDKKDQLDTLRSKLDTEKEKHHNYMQETQRITLNGFQTGFSTIFESLVEFSKVSQNIYNDLVNCKENAEKAENLSYIEDSKIEDNGSR; translated from the exons ATGGGTTGTGTTGCTTCTAAActagaggaagaagaggaagtaGTTAGTATCTGCAGAGAGAGGAAACGCCAGCTAAAGCTTGCTGTGGAGAAAAGATATACTCTTGCAGAAGCACATTGTAGGTACTGTCATGCACTTTATGCTGTAGCTGCAGCTATAGAGCTCTTTGTTGCTCGCCACTCTTCTCCTTCTTCACCTTTTCTCATCACTTTCCCACCACCTTGCCCTCCTTCTCCACCAACTGAGAATGTGATAAACAACCCCATGTTCCTTCAACAAAGACCCTCTGAGTCCACCACACATGAAGCCATTGCTTGTGAGTCATGTGGGTCCTCAACCTCTTCAGATTCTtctgaggaagagagagaagaagaagagcaagaaGAGCAAGAAGCAGCAGCAGAAAGAGGAAGATTAGAGCAGCCATGTGGGTACTTTTATATGCAAATGCCACCGCCAATGCCATCACCACAGAGAGATTTTGGGTGGGACTTCTTTAATCCTTTTGACACTGTGAGACCTGAGGTTATCAGTGGAtaccaaaggagctcagatgatGATTTAAGGGTTGTGAGGGAAGAGGAAGGGATACCAGAGCTAGAAGAGGAAGGTGTTCACAGAGAAGAGCAACAAACCAAGGTGGTGGTGGCTGAAGAAAATGTTGGTGAAAAGCATGACAGTGGGGTTGAGGTGGTGAAAGTCGTGGATAGTTCTAATGTGAGCCAAAAGGAACACAAGGGGCTTACAGTTATTGATACCCCAGTTGTAGGGAGGGAGCTACTGGATGCACTGAAAGATATTGAGGATCATTTTATCAGGGCTTATGATTCTGGCAAGGATGTCTCTAGGATGCTAGAGGCTAATAGAGTTCACCTACAGAACAACTTGGAGGAAATAAAAG AGAACTCAACAAAACTCGTCCAAGCTATCTCATGGAACCGGTCCATTTCATCTAAGCCTTCATCATGCAAGAGTCTTGTAGCATCCACTTCCAAAAGTTCTTCAACATGGACAGAGTATAAGAATGACCTCTTTGAGGAATATGGAGGAATGGCTTCAGGAAGCCATTCACTAACCTTAGGAAGACTTTATGCTTGGGAGAAGAAGCTGTACGAAGAAGTTAAG GCTGGAGACAGCATGCGaaaaatttatgagaaaaaatgCTCACGGCTGAGAAACCAGGATGTCAGAGGAGATGATGAACTCTCTCTGGACAAAACCAGAGCTACAGTAAAAGATTTGTATGCCAGGATTTTGGTTGCAATTCGAAGTGCTGAGTCAATCTCAGAGAGAATTCAGAAAATGAGAGATGAAGAATTGCAGCCTCAAATTGTTGAACTATTAAAAGG CCTAACGAGAACCTGGAAAATTATGTTGGACTCCCATGAAACCCAGAATAAGATCCTGTTTGAAGTAAGGTCTTTTACCTGCCCAACatttggaaaattctgcaaTGACACTCACCGACTAGCTACACTTCAGCTTGAGGCTGAGCTTCAGAATTGGCATGCATGCTTCATGGATTATGTTGCAGCACAGAAAGGGTATGTTGAAGCTCTCCATGGTTGGCTATCAAAGTTCATAGCGCCTGAAGTTGAAGTCTACTCTAGGGGCAGTAGAAGCAGGAATTCAGCTGTGCCTTTTCGAGTCAATGGACCCCCATTGCTCGTGATCTGCCATGATTGGTTAGCCTCCATGGATAAATTACCAGATAAAGCAGTAGCTTTTGCATTGAAAAGCTTTGCAAAGGATGTGAGGGCTCTGTGGCATCAGCAAGGGAAGGAACAGCAACAGAAGAGGAAAGTTGACAGTCTAGCAAAAGATCTCGACAGAAGGATTCTATCATTCCAGAAGGTGGAAAGCAGGTTTCTTGAGTCTAAGCTTACAGAACAGAAGTCAGAATCCGAAGTGGAACATCCAGATTACTACTTGACTGACAAGAAGGATCAGTTGGACACATTGAGAAGTAAGTTGGATACTGAGAAGGAGAAACACCATAATTACATGCAAGAAACACAAAGGATTACATTAAACGGATTTCAAACTGGGTTTTCTACAATTTTTGAGTCCTTAGTGGAGTTCTCCAAGGTTTCCCAAAATATATACAATGACCTTGTAAATTGCAAAGAAAATGCTGAGAAAGCTGAGAACCTATCATACATAGAGGACTCCAAGATTGAAGATAATGGCAGCAGATGA
- the LOC126706010 gene encoding uncharacterized protein LOC126706010 isoform X2, protein MLACSWSVTSLAPYLSNKRYGTGFCCKAIDLQSHANGDQDNEIKKKKKVVIVGSGWAGLGAAHHLCNQGFDVTVLEGSPEDVGIRGYWYPHRNIFSLVDELGIKPFTNWIKSAQYSGEGLEVEFPIFQDLPQLPTPLGTLYYSQFTRLPLFDRLTSLPLLAAVDFDNTDTAWRKYDSITARELFKQFGCSERLYRDVFGPLLQVGLFAPAEQCSAAATLGVLIYILSHQKDFDMVWCRGTVKEKIFEPWIDFMRTKGCEILEGRRVTDFSFNEETSCISEVICGRESYNADAVILAVGIARLQELIKNSAVLRTREEFLKVLNLASIDVVTVKLHLDRKVKIPNASNVCSGFDDSFGWTLFDLNVIHDEHKDDPVTVIQADFYHSNEFLPLKDEDIVAKVMSYLSKCIKDFESASVVDKEIGRFPQSLTHFFPGSYKYMMRGATSFSNVFMAGDWIINRHGSWSQEKSYVTGLEAANRVVDYLEEGSFAKIIPVEEDEPHIEALRILNRRFNEFRDQVPLSNFFLQ, encoded by the exons ATGTTGGCTTGTTCTTGGAGTGTTACTTCACTTGCACCATACTTGTCTAACAAGAGATATGGaactgggttttgttgtaaAGCTATTGATCTTCAAAGCCATGCAAATGGAGACCAAGATAAtgagataaagaagaagaagaaggtagtCATTGTTGGCTCTGGCTGGGCTGGCCTTGGTGCTGCTCATCACCTCTGCAACCAG GGTTTTGATGTTACTGTTCTTGAAGGCAGTCCAGAAGATGTTGGTATACGTG GTTATTGGTATCCTCACCGAAACATATTTAGCCTTGTTGATGAACTGGGAATCAAGCCATTCACAAACTGGATAAAATCTGCACAGTATTCAGGAGAGGGGTTAGAG GTTGAGTTTCCCATATTCCAAGATCTGCCTCAATTGCCAACTCCATTGGGAACCTTGTACTATAGTCAA TTTACTCGGCTCCCATTGTTTGATAGGTTAACATCACTTCCTTTATTGGCTGCAG TTGACTTTGACAACACTGACACAGCCTGGAGAAAATATGATTCAA TTACTGCAAGGGAGCTTTTTAAACAGTTTGGCTGCTCGGAAAGGCTTTATCGGGATGTTTTTGGTCCATTGCTTCAAGTGGGTTTGTTTGCTCCAGCAGAACAATGTAGTGCTGCAGCAACTTTGGGGGTGCTAATCTACATCCTCTCCCACCAG AAAGATTTTGATATGGTATGGTGTCGTGGGACAGTGAAAGAAAAGATCTTTGAGCCATGGATTGACTTCATGAGGACTAAAGGTTGTGAAATTCTGGAGGGTAGAAGAGTGACAGATTTTTCCTTTAATGAGGAAACAAGTTGTATTTCAGAAGTAATTTGTGGCAGAGAGTCGTATAATGCTGATGCAGTTATATTGGCGGTTGGAATCGCCAGGCTCCAGGAACTTATCAAGAATAG TGCAGTATTACGTACAAGGGAGGAGTTTCTGAAGGTTTTAAACTTGGCTAGCATTGATGTAGTTACTGTTAAGCTTCATCTCGATAGGAAG GTTAAAATCCCAAATGCTAGTAATGTTTGCTCTGGATTTGATGATTCATTTGGCTGGACTCTTTTTGACTTGAACGTAATTCATGATGAGCACAAAGATGATCCAGTAACAGTCATACAAGCCGATTTT TATCATTCCAATGAATTCTTGCCATTGAAGGATGAGGACATAGTTGCAAAAGTTATGTCATACCTTTCAAAGTGCATCAAGGACTTCGAGTCTGCTTCCGTGGTGGACAAGGAGATAGGAAGATTTCCACAATCTTTGACTCACTTTTTTCCAG GTTCATACAAGTACATGATGCGTGGAGCTACATCTTTCTCAAATGTATTCATGGCTGGAGACTGGATTATAAACCGACATGGTTCCTGGTCACAG gAGAAATCTTATGTCACGGGGCTTGAAGCTGCCAACCGGGTAGTAGACTATCTTGAAGAAGGAAGCTTTGCTAAAATAATACCAGTAGAGGAAGATGAACCTCACATTGAAGCGCTTCGCATCCTGAACAGGCGCTTCAATGAGTTTAGAGACCAAGTTCCATTGTCCAATTTTTTCCTCCAGTGA